Proteins encoded within one genomic window of Felis catus isolate Fca126 chromosome C1, F.catus_Fca126_mat1.0, whole genome shotgun sequence:
- the LOC101091384 gene encoding group IIE secretory phospholipase A2, with amino-acid sequence MKPPPLLTFLCLLVALAGGNLVQFGVMIERVTGKPALQYNDYGCYCGVGGSHWPVDPTDWCCHAHDCCYGRVEKLGCEPKLERYLFSASRHNIFCAGRTTCQRQTCECDRRAALCFRRNLDTYNRSYVRYPNKLCSGPTPPC; translated from the exons ATGAAGCCTCCCCCTCTTCTCACCTTCCTTTGCCTCCTGG TGGCCCTGGCTGGCGGGAACCTGGTCCAGTTTGGGGTAATGATTGAGAGGGTGACAGGGAAGCCGGCACTGCAGTACAATGATTACGGCTGCTACTGTGGCGTTGGTGGCTCCCACTGGCCCGTGGACCCAACAGACTG GTGCTGCCATGCCCATGACTGCTGCTATGGGCGTGTGGAGAAGCTGGGCTGTGAACCCAAACTGGAAAGGTATCTCTTCTCTGCCAGCAGGCACAACATCTTCTGCG CCGGCAGAACCACCTGCCAGCGTCAGACCTGCGAGTGTGACCGGAGGGCTGCCCTCTGCTTCCGCCGCAACCTGGACACCTACAACCGCAGCTACGTCCGCTACCCCAACAAGCTGTGCAGCGGCCCCACGCCGCCCTGCTAG